The following DNA comes from Miscanthus floridulus cultivar M001 chromosome 5, ASM1932011v1, whole genome shotgun sequence.
CTCTGTCACCTCGTTGCACAGCCCCAAGAACGCTCCCGCAGGCAACGCCGCCGGTGGCTCCTGTTGCACGGGCACGTGCATGTACTGGCCCCCGGCCCCGAGAATGGCAGCGACCTCGGCAGCCGACAAGCAGTAGCCGCCCAGCGGCAGCGGCTGGAAGACGGGCTCGTCGGAGGCTACGAGGTCCAGCACCTTGTGCGCTGGCGCCGAGGCCGGCGCCACGGGGTGGCCTTGGTAGTACATCTGATGGGGACACGACGCGGCGAGCGGCCCTAGCAagtccatggccgccgccgtcgtggaCATCGCCTGCGCCGCCGGCTTGCTGGACCCGGAGGAGCggtcggacgaggacgaggacgaggaagtGGGCGCCTGCGCGGGCGAGGCGAGCAGCTGGAATTGGTTCTGGATCaagggctgcggcggcggcgtgacgGGCGGCGCCGCAGCGGACCCCGCGGCCCGGCGCGCGCGCGAGGCCCAGCCCCAGGCGTCCGGTGCCCGCGGTGGTGGTGCGCAGCCTGTTCTTGGAGCGGGCCTTGCGGTTCTGGAACCAGTAGAAGACGTTGGCGTCGCCGACCTGGCCGTACTCCTGCAGGCGCATGCGGATGCGGGGGATCTCGTCCCGCGGCGGGTTTATCATGCCGGAGTTGAAGATGGCCTCCAGAATCCGGATCTGCTCCGGCCTGGGGTTCCACCGCGGCTTCGGATCCGGGGTCCGCTCCTCGCCACCTACACATGCATAGATGGAGCGAGAAAACATTCAACCAGGAGTCAGCTAGCTCCACCTCTCGATCTTGATCCCCACCTCGCAACAGATAAACCCTACCTTTATCTAGTGGCATGCAAGAGCCTAGCTGCGACAGTATCATGCATGCATACATCGTCTCGGGACGGTGGCGTACCTGAGTAACCTGAGAGGGGGTGCTTGAGGCAgcggccggtggtggtggtgttggagCCGCCAGCTGAGAGGAGGGACGGCGGCGAGCTGCTGATGTCAGGTTGCGTCTGCCACGGCTCGGCGGCGTGCTTGGACCTGAACATGCTCGGCCAGTGGCTGTTGTTGAAGGAGGAAGCCATGCTAAGTCGattctttcttctcttctcttctcttgccGCCCCCTTTCACAGCGCCAGATCTTCTCCTTGTGAGCTCACGACGATACTCTAGTAAAACAGCAACGGCAGCTAGGGATTCTatgctactaccactacttcaTCATCTACTACTGCTACTGAAGCCGCTGTGGATCGGAGGaattagggcgtgtttagtttcgaaaatttttggcttttggctactgtagcactttcgtttttatttgacaaaaattgtccaattatggactatttaggcttaaaagattcgtctcacgatttctcggctaactgtgtaattagtttttttttcgtctacatttagtactccatacatgtgccgcaagattcgatgtgatggttactatgcaaaaatttttggtttttgggtggaactaaacggggccttagtgagCTCCCTACCCTGAGAAGATCAACAAATTTCATCAACACTTGAGAAGATCAGTGAGCTCCCTACCCTGCTGCCGCACCTTCTCGCTACGCTATGGGCTATGGCCTATGGGGGTCTTTCACCAGGCTCAGCTAGTAGGCTAGACGCTCGCACACTGCTGGCAGCCTCTTATAATGGCCGCACCTACCCCTCGGTCTCGCGCAGCGTTGCCACGCAATGAATGGTCTCCCAGTTCTACTGGCCGAGCTCCAGTCCTCGCCCTGCTTGGAGATGCGTGCTCGCGAGACCGGGTCGCGTGGCGTTGCACCGGGAGGGAACTGACGGGCGGCTCGCCCCCGCTGTGCCACTCATGCCGGATGGGTGCAACGTGCGAAGGTACGCGCGACTGAGCGAGCTGGCTGCTACAGTAGTGTGCCTGCTGCCACTGCCAAGACACGGAAAACCGAAGCGACCCCCGCGCGCTGCCGTGTTCTGCCATTTCTGACGGTGCCTTTGCGACTGAGGGGGCGTGATGGCGACCCGgggcgtcgccttgcctttccAATCCCATTTGCCGGAAGGAATGAGAACTGCAGCCGCGTCACATGGCGATGGGCCGGGGCGGCAATTTGACCGCGCATGGCACGGTCGGGTGAGCTGCTTGTTGCGAGGACGAGCAGGGTTATTTCTGGAGGGGAACCGGGCAAAAGTGCGTAACCGGCTAACCGCAGCGTGAGTTACGCGCCGAGGAGAATTGAAAGGTGCTCTAGAATTTGAGTGGGTGTTGGATTGGACGCTACCTTTCCAGCCTTCCACGTGTCccagttcgcttgaacttatcggtCTCCTTATTATTTATGGTATAgtaattttctctcataacaaatcaacgAGCAGTAGTTTTCAGCCtgacttttcagcgaaacgaCAGGACAACATAAGATTTATGTTGTCTACTAGTTATTTCTCCATTTTTATTTACATTGTTgtattagctttgtcctaagttaaAATTTGATTTTAAAAAATGATATATAAGTTCATGACATAaatttatgtttttagattcactaTAAATACTTTTATAATCTGTAATTCATATGTTGTGAAATTATAAGGATTTTTGAAATAGATGGTCAAAAATACTAATGTTTGGCTTAGGACAAAATTAATGTGACATGTAAAAAAATGGAGAGAGTACTACATTAGTAGCTGGCTTTAGTGCAGAGTGCACTACTGTCTCCGTTCTAAAGAAACAATTTTAGTTCTATACTTAGTCAAACTATGTAAAATTTAGTTAAGATACCAATTGCATTCATCCAGCTAATAATTAGCTACAAAAATTTAGATGGGCCAACTGCAACTTTGGTTTAGATCacttctccatccgagatcattTTAAAAGATCAAAATTAATTTTTTTGACAACTTAGAACAAAATTTCTAGTCTTTAAATGATTTTTAAATGAAAACgtcatcaactataaagtttcatgtCTTTTCGagtacaactttggtttaggtcaTTTCTCCATTCGAAGTCATCTGaaaaaatacaaatgaaaattaaatttcaaattcTAAAAACTTAAAATAGAATTTCTAGGCCCTAAATGTTTTCAAATGAAAAGTTAGTCAACTGAAAAGTTACAGATCTATTCGAGCACTGCAACTTTGGTTTACGCCGTTTCTCTATCCGatgttattttttttttcaaaataattgaatttcaaattataaacacttaaataaaatttcaaggcctaaataatttcaaatgaaaaggtagtaaactacaaagttgtagatctcttctagtactacaactttgaaaCAAGTTTGCCTTCATCCGACTTGatttaaaaaaaacttaaaaattttaTTATGTTGCGCCTGTTTTTAGAGGTGGAAGAAATTGCCAACTGCCTCTAATATCAATTTCTAGATATCGGTGGAATTTCCTACCATCTCTAATAATGTCATTGTATAGTCTAGTCACCTCTAAAAGTAAACAACATTTGTAAAGGCGGCTGGGCTTTCTAGCCACCTCTAAAAAATGATTTGTAGATATGGATTGACTCAGAAACTATCTGTAGAAGTGATTCTTGATAGAACCGTCTCTGGACTAAAAGGGAAGCGGCGCTTCTAAAAATACTCTGATTTAAAACCGTTTGATTTGATAAATATGTTAGAATTGTAGTATTCTTTCTCAATGGAGAGAGACACATTGCCATCAACGTACAAGGACTGATGCATCTTCTCTCAGAGTTTAAGTACAAGAACAAGGAGTACATAGGTCATGAATCTTCATGGATTTTGTGGTACGGGCCCTCGTATCCGTTCAAAAAAAGAGGTGAATGATCACTTAAAAAAAGCTTTGGATACGGGATACCACTTCTCAGTTCGAAAAGCCACTGACGATGTGCCAAACGTTACCAGAACAGCTTTGGCATTTCCCAGCTTTCCTTGGCGATTACTGGTAACACACAATTACTCTTCGCTCGTCTTATCTGGTCGGGTCAAAAAAAAAAGGCGGTAGAGTTAATGACAGTGAAGTAGACTgtgcgcgtgtttagtttcaggaagttggaatttggggctactgtagcactttcatttttatttgacaattagtgttcaatcatggactaattaggctcaaaacgttcatctcgcaatttcccaccaaactgtgcaattagtttttttcgtctatatttaatgctccatgcacgagtcgtaaacattcgatgtgataggtactgtagcactttttggaaatttgggttggaactaaacaagCCCGTGGTTGTTTGCTGCATGCACGGCCTGTTTCCTTCCTTCTCTTCGCTCCGTCCTCCAATTACAATAGCTTGGCCTTGGCTTGTTGTGACGTGACATTGAATGCATGGGAGTCCAAAAGAGTTGAATGAacgggagttttttttttttttgagaattaatGAACGGGAGGGGTTGAGTATACATTCCAACAAATGGAGCGTTTATTGGAGAAGTTGTTGCATGCAGTAAATAGTGAGAGGAGATGCGTGCACGGGTACTGTACGTGTGCGCTGCATGCATACATGCGCGACGAAAGAGAACGGGGACCCGGCCGGCACCGGCAGTGCTCAACTGCTGATGGGAGAATTCCTGGTCCAAGGCAGTAATGGCATTGCCATCTGCTGTGACGAGCGACGACGGGTGGATTGACTCGAGAGGGCCGGGCCGGCGTGCACACATCATGCATGGTGGCTGCATCTTGAGTCGACCCTGACACCTGCCTATGGAATCGAAACACGAACATGAACGAGGCCCGCACCGCACGAATGGCAGAGAGAGAAGGAATGGCGCTGCAGAGAGTGCGGAAGAAGGCAATCCCGTAGCTCGTGCCTCGTGGGCTCCTGGCAGATCGATGCAGCGGCCACCGGCCAGAGCCGCAGCCCGCAGACCGCAGTGGATGCTTTGCCATGCCATGGCTCCTAGCATGTTCGGAACGGAAGGAACGTAAAACACAGGAATTAggaaaaaacacaaaaacatagaAATAGTAAAGGAACAGGGTTGTAAAATAGAAGATTAAAAAATACAGAATTTTTATAGAAATAGGTGTTTAAAACATCGGAATACTAATCACATGAGAATCTATTGATTTGTACTAAGCATGGTTGTTTAGAGTGTAAGAGCTAACTACTTTAAAAAGTGACATATATGAGTTGGCGTGTCCTGATGGCCTATGTGTGTTGCGTCAGAGACTTGATGGCCTATCCATCCTACTACAGCACCTACACCTATCAGAAAACGCCTTGATTAGACTATCTGCAACGACGCCCAAAATACATGACTCAATCAACGTTTTGATTAGCACTACAGTCAAAgggttcaatacatattcgacATCCTCTCTGACAATAGGACCCaaaagagaattctttctgcAAATTAATTTTCAGGAGAGATGATACTtatatttgggttgtgtctctCAGACAATCTAAAATATGTCTCATATTTAGATACTCTATTGAAGACTGATTTTAAATCTTCTTCTATCTATTTTAGGTTTGGATGTCTATATAGATCACCGACAGTCTTACAGCGTGAACGTCGGGGGCTGGCTAGCTGGTTGGGTTGGCCAACCCCTCACATGGACACTTTTCCAATAAATCAAtcagcagtacttctctctcacataaacgaactAGCAACTATATGAACCAACCAACCAAACGGGCTGTCTTGAGAGGGCACGCGAGAGCCACGGGGAAGATTTCCATGAGGCGGGCTGTCTTGAGAGGGCACGCGAGAGCCACGGGGAAGATTTCCATgaggtaggagctattttgtttcatTCCTTCGAAAGTACAGGTGTAGTCGCCTTTCCCCCAGAATGGTCTCTGCCATTTCCTTTGATCAAACGCTGCTACAGTAGAAAATACTATAGGAACTTGGTTCCTTCGTTTTTCCTGTGTTCTTCCCATGAACAAACAGGAATCTTTGGACggtgtttagttctcaaaattttgcaaaattttttaagatttttcgtcacatcgaatctttggacgcatgcatgaagcattaaatataaataaaaaataaaactaattacacagtttagacgaaattcacgagacgaatcttttaagcctaattagactatgattagatactaattgtcaaataacaacgaaaatactacagtatcattttccaaaaaaattcaTCAACTAAACAAGACCAGGGCCTCAGGAGTGAGGACGACCTCCTCACCGCCCTGTTCGGGACCACGGAACAAACGGTGCTCGCGGCCCTCCCTTCTCGTACTTCTTTTCTTTCTCATCGACAGCATGCAGTTCACGTCACAGTTGGCATGgctaagcgcgtgtttagttttccaaaaaaaagtgttacggtagtcatcacatcgaattttgtgatatatgtatggagcattaaatgtaaacgaaaaaaactaattacatagtttgtttggaaattgcgagacgaacgttttaagcctaattagtccatgattgaacactatttaccaaataaaaacgaaagtactacagtagccaaatcaactaaacacgcgcttaacTTCCTAACTATCTATCCGATAATCTAGGCTAGCCATCTTCGTGTTTTTTCccctatttttttttttgctgtccCTGTACGATCcatgatgcatgcatatgcatggacCATGACATATACCTTGCCTTGCCTAGCTGTAGAGTAATTTTTAAATGGCTGATCTTGTGCAATCTAAGATGATCCAGGCTCGTGCGTGTGTTTGTTTGTCTCCGCTCCGCTGATGGATCCTCGGCACGGAAAACCTCGTTTGGCGGTAGCGCGCCATGCTTCCGAGTTCTGAACCGAGGTCGTCTGGTTTCTTCGGCCTCATACTCAATTGGCGGGCTGACGGGCGAGTTAGGGAGATCGGTTAAACAAATCGCCAGGGGAGCCTCGGTTGTTGACTTGCAAGCCCCTCCCATTTCTCACCCATCATCCATGGTTCCCGTGCATGCAATGCAGCAGATGAGTGATGAGTGATGAGATGAGACAGCGGCATCATCTGCAGACTACACCCATGGGTCGTCGTCTCCTTTTCTCCGATCAACTGATTTTCTTGCAGATCTTCCACGAGACCATGAACCCTTGTGTTTGTTCGTGTTATAGGACCGTGGTACAACCGTACACAGACGCTTGGAGTATTATTGCTCAATCATCGTGGAGGCGGCGTACGTGTACGGTGCATCTTCATCGCCCCTTGGATGCCATATGCCCTCTTGCCCCTACATTTTTTTAATAATGCATTCTAACTAGCTCAAAAACTTCTATAGAAAAGAGGGGCAGTGAAGAACTGAAGATTATATTTTCTGTGCgaactgatcatagatcagttAGTTAGGTTCCTTGTGGTGAAACATGTCCATTCGGGTTCAAGTTCTCGACTTGgcacgggtgctcgtatttttctggatttattcgaggatttaacggcgttatgctttcagtggtagacgaCGTATCCGTCGACAGCGAGACGTCTATGGTGACTttgtgaatctcgagatctacCGGCTtagtccttcggaggtgctcataggggtagagctagcgtacgtgtgttcataggggtgagtgtgcgtacgTGTTATGGGCATcgacgttgtactgtgtaatttaaaaaaaaaagattagaTTTCTGTATTCCTCTTCCCCCTCTTATTAGAAGATCAAGCGTACAAAAAAAAACGTACACCCAGTATGCAATCTATGGGCCGGCTCGGCCCAGCCTCGGGAGCCCAACGTTCCCCGTCTGCCGGCGGGGCACGTGTATGAAGGCAGCGCAGCGATCGTCAGGAACTATGCCAAATTTTTAAGGGATTATCTACAAAATCAGTTTTCTAATC
Coding sequences within:
- the LOC136452663 gene encoding LOW QUALITY PROTEIN: WUSCHEL-related homeobox 7-like (The sequence of the model RefSeq protein was modified relative to this genomic sequence to represent the inferred CDS: inserted 2 bases in 1 codon; deleted 1 base in 1 codon), giving the protein MASSFNNSHWPSMFRSKHAAEPWQTQPDISSSPPSLLSAGGSNTTTTGRCLKHPLSGYSGGEERTPDPKPRWNPRPEQIRILEAIFNSGMINPPRDEIPRIRMRLQEYGQVGDANVFYWFQNRKARSKNRLRTTTAGTGRLGLGLARAXRAAGSAAAPPVTPPPQPLIQNQFQLLASPAQAPTSSSSSSSDRSSGSSKPAAQAMSTTAAAMDLLGPLAASCPHQMYYQGHPVAPASAPAHKVLDLVASDEPVFQPLPLGGYCLSAAEVAAILGAGGQYMHVPVQQEPPAALPAGAFLGLCNEVTEPTVTGHRTCAWSPAGLGQFWLGGGADHHQLGKNNSTTAADNTVAREVAHEDASKLGLLQYGFGASTAMEAAPAAAPLAASPAGAAVTVASVAATTAALTGLPASTHGVVANYDLLQGLAVPGAGAGAVGVSTGGAPAVATAAAAAPTAAAQEGVVALCITDTVTGKSVVYNVAAARLDVRAQFGEAAVLLRGVGERGLDLEPVPVDASGCTVEPLQHDAFYYVLV